From a single Lineus longissimus chromosome 16, tnLinLong1.2, whole genome shotgun sequence genomic region:
- the LOC135500696 gene encoding uncharacterized protein LOC135500696, with amino-acid sequence MMLMLQVILLAVIKSVLSTATCSTNFTALAKSCMQEVEQEFSLSVSKILAKDAEGTRELCRKYQEMYYCLHSVLDPCSTLGKHYFSLIQRRVVSNYGQHCPGVSPDSRRTTPSLPVYHVTTTEQTPRDVSSEKMNRQLKSASDFILPDNIFVISVLLISSCVSVLIIS; translated from the exons ATGATGTTGATGCTTCAGGTGATTCTATTAG CTGTGATCAAGTCGGTATTGTCGACTGCTACGTGTTCCACAAACTTTACAGCGTTGGCGAAGAGCTGCATGCAGGAGGTGGAACAAGAGTTCAGCTTGTCCGTCTCGAAAATACTCGCGAAGGATGCGGAGGGGACAAGGGAGCTTTGCAG GAAGTATCAAGAGATGTACTACTGCCTGCATAGCGTGCTCGACCCCTGCTCCACCTTGGGGAAGCACTATTTCTCTCTGATACAGAGACGCGTGGTCAGTAACTATGGACAGCATTGTCCAGGG GTTTCACCGGACAGCAGACGAACGACGCCTTCGCTGCCAGTGTATCACGTGACGACAACAGAACAGACCCCTCGGGATGTTTCAAGCGAGAAAATGAACAGGCAATTAAAGTCGGCGTCGGATTTTATTCTACCGGATAACATATTTGTAATTAGcgtcttgttgatttcatcatgtGTGTCGGTGTTAATTATATCTTGA
- the LOC135500578 gene encoding calmodulin-like, translated as MASEQQLVPPRFDVNEAEMAEYLRVFDCFDKDHNGKLSQDELKEMLRVVKIPKKPKAQDVMRLADTDGDGHISKDEFLQALFGCPRDQTYGYMFRCFDTDGDGRVDAHELLRALGEMENEQTLKAANHLIADLDKDGDGLIDQEEFVQLFTKIGNKNL; from the exons ATGGCCTCAGAGCAACAACTAGTTCCGCCCCGGTTCGATGTGAACGAAGCCGAAATGGCCGAGTACCTCCGAGTGTTCGATTGCTTCGACAAGGACCACAATGGAAAGCTGTCACaagatgaattgaaagaaatgttACGGGTGGTGAAGATACCGAAAAAACCAAAAGCTCAG GACGTCATGAGACTGGCGGACACTGACGGTGACGGACACATCAGCAAGGACGAATTTTTACAGGCACTTTTTGG CTGTCCGCGAGACCAGACGTACGGCTACATGTTTCGCTGTTTTGACACTGACGGGGACGGAAGGGTGGACGCCCACGAGCTCCTGCGGGCGCTCGGGGAAATGGAGAACGAACAGACCCTCAAGGCAGCCAATCACCTCATTGCAGATCTGGACAAAGACGGCGATGGATTAATCGACCAGGAGGAATTTGTGCAACTTTTCACAAAGATTGGAAATAAGAACTTGTAA
- the LOC135500213 gene encoding calmodulin-like protein 5: MAGCVTLSDEDQQKIKCYRDVFNQFDTDGSGWLDRNEIARLLAMKPSDPDKPTPSADQVFALADENSDNRISKEEFLSALAGVTKQDQYAYMFRSFDLDHDGKITAHELLKAMKQKETKETLQSAKKLIAQLDVNGDGKLDPEEFAKKIGHMFAGK; the protein is encoded by the exons ATGGCGGGATGTGTGACACTATCAGACGAAGATCAGCAAAAGATCAAATGCTACAGGGATGTATTCAATCAGTTCGACACGGACGGGAGTGGTTGGCTCGACAGGAATGAAATCGCCCGACTATTGGCAATGAAACCATCCGACCCTGACAAGCCAACACCCTCCGCTGAT caAGTCTTTGCCTTGGCTGATGAGAACTCCGATAATAGAATTTCCAAGGAAGAATTCCTCAGCGCTCTAGCGGG AGTTACCAAGCAGGACCAATATGCCTACATGTTCCGATCATTCGACTTGGACCATGATGGGAAGATCACTGCCCACGAGCTCCTGAAGGCGATGAAACAGAAGGAAACTAAGGAAACCCTCCAGTCGGCAAAAAAATTGATCGCCCAACTGGACGTGAACGGCGATGGAAAACTTGACCCTGAGGAATTCGCTAAGAAGATTGGCCATATGTTCGCTGGCAAATAA